CAGGCGTGGGGGGCGCTCTCGGTCCGCCACCCGCCCGCTCCCCGCGACGCCGCGGCCACGGGAGTCACCAAGCCGCGctctgccccgacgccgtcgccgcgacCCCGCCCGCCGGCGCCTCCCACTCCTGCCTCGAAGCCCAGCGACCACAGCCAACCACCGTCTCCGGCCGCCAACAACGCGCACAGGGACGACGACAAGCGGCGAGCCGGCGCCGGCGACACGTCTCACAGCAGGCCACCGCCCACGCACCCAAGGCCGAGAGAGCCAGCGCGGACACGACGCGTCACACGTCGGCGTCTCACGCGAAGCCCGGCACTCACAGCCGACCACCGCcaccggccgcctccgccgcctacACGCCCAAGGACGAGGGATCCGGCACGGACACGCACACGCCGCCGCGGCGCCAGGGGAGCAGGAGGTTCCCGTGCCCGGCGCGGTGCGTGCACTGCGGCGCGCGGTTCGCGTCGTCGACGGTGTCCGTGGGCACGTGGCACCTCCACTGCGCGGCCTGCCACAGGTACGCCAAGGTGTGCGTGCGCAGCCCCTCCAACGCAGAGATCTGCAGGTGAAGAAGCTTCGACCACGACCAAGATGGAGAGGGACGGAGCAGATGATGATACCATATCCTAGCTGGTATGCCATTTTTAGTTCACTCGTCAATGTTTCCTTGTATGTTTCTCTTGTCAGGGGAGGATGTGTAGGCTCTGCGTGCGTCTCTAGGTGTTCATGTCTGAAATCCTTGGCGCCAAGATGAGGTGCTATATAATCTAATAGGTTGGTTTTGAAGTCGAATTCTCTGAAGTCTGGAATCCTTCACTGTGATCTTTTGCTTTTTATTTACTGTACAATAATATGCATGTTCTGTACTTGTCTCAAggtaggagaggagaggaagacATGCTATGTTCTCACTTGGTTCGGTCTTCAGTTGGTTTGTCAATTTCCAGCACTACTCCTTGTTTAATTTCATTGTTGTTTCGCTCAGTGTCTTGTCCCATCCCAGAGAAATGATCGATGCAACGATTTCAGTGGTAAAGCAGATCCGCTCTCCCGGCTGGCCAAGAAGAGAGAGTACGAAGGATCCTTATGGGAACAGTTGAGTCTGATCCATCTTGCACAGGTACCTATTAGCGGGAACTTCATGAAAAACATATATCTCCAACTTTCAAAAAGTATGAATTGTTTCACAAGGCCCATCACCATCATTGACAGTTTGGCATACATATTGCATTGCACAAAGCATAatagcaactccaacgcgccgacccaaactgtCCGCACGTGTCCGTTTGGGTCGAAACGGACACAAAAGCCGGCCCAACGCGCGACGCAAATGGACCGGCGTCCGCTTTTTGTCCACGCGTGACCCATTTCAGTCTCAAATTTGGGCCACGTTTGCGTGGGcgcaacagc
This window of the Triticum aestivum cultivar Chinese Spring chromosome 5D, IWGSC CS RefSeq v2.1, whole genome shotgun sequence genome carries:
- the LOC123123674 gene encoding serine/arginine repetitive matrix protein 1-like isoform X1 → MVDAAWPMDIAQRTYTCLVSIPWRPAEGAAAAAGCMRRRGFTGSPSSASWSATWPGRSGPRGRPRRAAGRSRGSRTPSPPTRSTPPRPPPAPAAGTGTPSSASAPGRRCRAAASASRTRTSSGGTAGCALPCTRTRTAPPPPTARSSCSSRRGGRSRSATRPLPATPRPRESPSRALPRRRRRDPARRRLPLLPRSPATTANHRLRPPTTRTGTTTSGEPAPATRLTAGHRPRTQGRESQRGHDASHVGVSREARHSQPTTATGRLRRLHAQGRGIRHGHAHAAAAPGEQEVPVPGAVRALRRAVRVVDGVRGHVAPPLRGLPQVRQGVRAQPLQRRDLQVKKLRPRPRWRGTEQMMIPYPSWYAIFSSLVNVSLYVSLVRGGCVGSACVSRCSCLKSLAPR
- the LOC123123674 gene encoding serine/arginine repetitive matrix protein 1-like isoform X2 is translated as MFGFDPMAAGGRSGGGSGVHAAERLHRLAEQRFLVGDVAGALRAAREAQARCRSLPGLAHALAAYEVHAAAAASRASGRNWYAVLSFGARTSLPSGGVGVSHEDIKRRYRRLCLTLHPDKNRSAAANGAFKLLQQAWGALSVRHPPAPRDAAATGVTKPRSAPTPSPRPRPPAPPTPASKPSDHSQPPSPAANNAHRDDDKRRAGAGDTSHSRPPPTHPRPREPARTRRVTRRRLTRSPALTADHRHRPPPPPTRPRTRDPARTRTRRRGARGAGGSRARRGACTAARGSRRRRCPWARGTSTARPATGTPRCACAAPPTQRSAGEEASTTTKMERDGADDDTIS